The DNA segment GACGCTCCTGCCATGGAAGCCCCTGCCGCTGGCGATGACATTTTTGGTGCACCAGCCTCTGATGCTCCTGCCGCAGGCGACGACATTTTCGGAGCCCCGCCAGCAGACGCTCCTGCCATGGAAGCTCCCGCCGCTGGCGATGACATCTTTGGTGCACCTCCTGCAGGCGACGACATTTTCGGAGCCCCACCAGCAGACGCTCCTGCCATGGAAGCTCCTGCCGCTGGCGATGACATCTTTGGTGCCCCTCCAGCAGAAGCCGCCGAAGACGACATCTTTGGTGCTCCTTCAGCCGAAGCTCCTGCAGCCGAGCCACTGGACAACGACATCTTTGGTGCGGCCCCTGCAACGGAACCAGCTGAAGTGGCTGTTCACGCCGCGGTGAATGTTATGGACACCACGGAAATGCGAGTTTGGATTGACAACACCGGAGGGTTTTCCACCACGGGACGCCTGATTGAAATCCAAGACGATTTCGTGCGGCTCCAGAAAGAAAACGGCCGGACCTGTACGGTTCCAGCTCGTCGCCTAAGCCCAGCCGACTCGGCTTATGTGGAATCCATCGCCAATCAATTGCCATCGGAAACGATCGCAATGTTGATCAACAACTAGGTTCTCTATGAGCCTCCCAGTCCGACTGTCGCACTACGACCCCAGCTGGCGTCAAGAATTCGAGCAAACCCGCTCGAGTATCTTGATGTCGTGCTCGGGTTGGGTGCAATCGGTCGAGCACATTGGCGGAACGGCCATCCCCGGCTTGATCGCTCAGGCGATCGTTGACTGCGTCGCTGGCGTGGTCGCCCCCGAAGGTCTGGAAGCGGCCTCGACAGCTATCGAAGGGCTCAATTACCGACGCGAAAAACTTCCCACGTGGGTCGACGATGGGATCCTTTTTACGAAACCGCGTCACGGCCCCACGACCCATCGAATCTTTCTGACTCGTATCGACAGCCCGCTTTGGAGCCGAGTCCTACGCGTCCGCGATTGGTTGCGAGAGCATCCTGAGGTCGCTTACCGATTCGAAGATGCCAAGGTCAAACAGTGGAAGGCGGCCGGTGGAGATCCCTGCCGTTATGCTCACGCCAAGGCAATTTTCTTTGCCCACCTAGAAGACCAAATTCACACGACCGGCTAAAGGTGAGGCATCTGTGATCAAACGGAAGCAGATGACTGCCGCCGACTACGCGGCGTTAGCGGTTTGCCCAAGCATGATCGTGATCATGCTGACCGCCCTGACTCACTTCTTCATCCTCTGTGTCTACCGTGGCGAATACTCGTTGCGGATCACTTACATCCTCTTCATGTTCATCATGGGAGCGACCGGGATTGCTCGAATTTCGGTGGAATCGGGGAGGCTGTACGCGACCGGTTATGCCAGCGCGCTCGGCCTAGCGACGGTGTTTGTCCTTTCCGGATTTACCAATCCTCTCTTTGCCGTCGTAACCGTGGCAGCGATTTGGTTTTTAGCCGACCATATCACCCACGACTGCACCGTTCTTCATGACCAAGAAAGCAGCGGAGACGAAGGGTTGCTGGCCCCCAGCACACTCTTTCGTACCAGCAGCCCCCAACCAGCGGTCGATGTCAGTCTGGACGGAACGACTCAAATCGACGGCGACGAAAGCGACTCGCGAGCCACCCCATCCAAGCGAGGAAAACGCAAAGCGAAACCAAAACCAAAAAAACATGGTCGCTCCGTCTTCTTTCTAGCACTCGCCTCCCTTCCGCTTTTTGGATTCGGTCAGTGGTTGCTGCCAGACAATGACGCGATTCGAAACCGAGCCCTCTGGGCGCTCGGGTTTTACCTCTTTGCAACCCTAATGCTGTTGGTAACCACCAGCTTCTTAGGCTTGCGGTCCTACCTTCGGAAACGAGGCGCTGACATGCCCGCCGAAGTATCGCTCAGCTGGATCGGCGGTGGTTTTCTGCTGACACTAGCAATCCTAGCCGTCTGTTTTATCCTCCCCCTTCCAGGACGTACGATTGCTCAACTGGAACTTCCAGCCAGCCTCGATTCACCCGACTGGCTGAAGCCAAGTCGATTCGGTTGGGGCGAAGAAGGGGTGGAGGGGGAGTTGGGAGAGGGGGAGTCGGGAGAAGGGGAGTCGGGAGCGGCGAGTGGGGAGAAGGGAAAGCAGGGTGGAAAGCAGGGTGGGGAACAGGGTGGGGAGCAAGGTGGGGAGCAAGGTGGGGAGCAAGGTGGGGAGCAAGGTGGGGAGCAAGGTGGGGAGCAAGGTGGAGAGCAAGGTGGAGAGCAAGGTGGAGAGCAGGGTGGGGAGCAAGGTGGAGAGCAGGGTGGAGAACAGGGTGGGGAACAGAGTGGGGAGCAAGGTGGAGAGCAGGGTGGGGAACAGGGTGGAGAACAGGGTGGTGAGCAGGGTGGGGAGCAGGGTGGAGAACAGGGTGGAGAGCAGGGTGGAGAGAAAGGTGGGGAACAGGGTGGTGAGCAGGGTGAGGGGAAAAGTGATGCTCAGGGTGGTGAAGAACGAGAATCTTCTTCGGGGGCTGAGCAACAGCCTCCTCCGCCTCCTCCTTCCAGTTTTGATCCGATGCAATGGCTGCCTGGACTGACCTCGCTCCTGAAAGCGTTTTTGATCCTTGCCTTAGTCGGATTCCTGTTGTGGTTTGTCTATTTCAACCGAGCCTGGCTGGCGAAGGCCTGGGCAAATTTCTGCGAATTCTGGAATGGAGTTCGCCGCGATGTCGACGCACAGTTCGAACCAGCCAAAACAGAGGAGCAGGCTCGGGTCTATCGCCGATTCGCGTCTTTCACGAACCCCATTCAAAGCAAACAAAATCCACAACAAGTGATCGTCATCACCTTCCAAGCACTTGAGGCTTGGGCACGCGAAGCGGAGTCGCCACGTGATCCCGACGAAACTCCCGGCGAATTTTCTCGGCGACTAGGGCGGGAACATCCGGTGCACCGCGAAGAATTTGCCCGTTTGGCAAACGCCTACAACAATATCGTCTATGGTCGAGGGCAAGCGGACCGCCAAGAGATCGGTGCCGCGTCGCGTTTATGGAAATGGATGCAACAAGGCCTCCCGCCCAAAAAAGAGCCCCAGGAAACGGAATCTCCCGTCACCTGAGGCTTTGTTGTCATCAGCCCATCACGGGGCTATGGACGCTTCGCTTGCAGAGGTCTCTTATACGACGCCTAGCGGAGGCCTCGCAGCTTTGATTCAAGCGTCCCCAAGTAGGTGCTGGCCGACGGCAGTTCGCTTACCAACTTGCTCTTCAGTTCATCGATTTGCAAATCGGCTTTCGCCAGAATATCTCGCGTCGCCATATGTTGTTTCCCAAGCAGATCCTGCAGCTTAGCCATTTGCTGTTGATGTTCGACTTGGATCCGAGTGTTCAATTTCTGTTTTGCATCTGCAATCTGAACGTTGAACGCTTCTTTCATTCCTTCCGACAGGACTCCCGTCAGATTCGTCGACAGACTCATATCCAAATCGCTCCACGTTCCAGAAAACTCCGCTTGGACTTCCAGTCGGTCGATCGACGACAGTCGCGATTGTAAAGATTGCACCGCGGCCAGTTCTGAAATCTTCGCAGAAGTCTCCAGTGCCAAATGGGTGTCGGCCTGCCGAGAAATCAATTTGCCGTGCATCTCATCGCCGATCGCTTCGATCTGAACATACAGGTCTAGGTCTCCGCCACGAATCGCCAATTGTGCGTCATCGGAATTGCCGATGTGATGCGGCCGCACTTCAAGATTAGGCCAATGAATCGTTAGCACATCCCGAGGCTTCGGACGTTTCTCGTCGAAGTAACGCTGGAAATCGACACGTACGACTCGCGGGCCTTCCAGTCGCATCCGAGCCCGTAGCGGTTCGGTCAACCGTTCGGTCTGCGGTGTCAGGTTTTCCAGGATCCCGGTCATCGTATAAACTTCGTTGTTGATGCTCAGGTCACCATCGATCTGGCACTGCTGAACGAGCAACGAAGGGGGCAAGGGACCGGCAACCAACCGGATGTCATCCCCTCGAGTCCGTTCGACATCGATCGGTTCGGTGATGGTCCATCCTGCGATTTCACGCGCCGTATCCAGATGGCTTCGCACGCGATCGATTTGCCCTTGGACAATTCCCTTAAACAAGTCGGGACCGATCTTATCGGTATCTCGAAAATCTTGGGGGACAAATTCCTTCACGCGGTTCAGGTCATTCTGTTTCGCTTGTTCCATTGCCAACCAGTCCACCTGGACTTGCTGTGGCAACGAATCCAGTTTTGAACGAATCGCAATTAGCTCTTTGCGAACCGCTTCGGCGCGGGCAATGGTTGCCTGCAACCTTGGAAGGTCTCGAAGCGGATTATCGATCCCTTTTGCCTCATCACGAATCGCGCGGACTTCCACTTCCAACGATTCCGCTCGCATCTTCAAAGAAGCGTATTCAGCTTCCCAGCGTTGACGAATTTCTTCGCTCCGCTGGTACGTTTCCAGGTCTTTGCCAAAGCTCTCCAGGCCGTCGACCGCCTGGTCTGTGAAACCACCCAACCATTGCCCTAACATCGAAGGGCCAGCCGGTTCTTCGATAACTTCCGGTACTTCTAAGTGCCCGGAGGAGTCACGACCTTCACCTATTTTCAATCCTGAAATCCGCCCACTACGAGCGACCCAGCGGCGTTTCAGCAAAGCATTGCCATCCAATTCAAACGACACGAGGTCGGCTTGAAAAGCATTTGTATGTGATTTGCCTTCACGTGGATCGCCGATCTGCAGACCGGCATACTCCAGTCTTGGAGGGAACAAGCCAACCGTGGTGCTGGCAATATCGACTCGTGCGCCAACGCTTGCTTCCAAGGCCTGAACACTTGCGTATTGGACAATGGGCCCAATCGACCAACGCAACAATGCGATGACGACCACAACAATCAAAATACGGGGAATTAGGAATCGCCAACGAATCATGACGTTTTCTCCTGCTGCGCTTGACGCAATCGTCGGAGTAGATAATTGAGAGCTTGATTGATTTGAGCGTTGTCAGCATCACTAGCTGGCGAAGTGACCTGCATATGGGCCCCGTCGATGCGCCGCCCATTTTGCGATCCCTTTTCGGTACCGCTGGGTTGTCCGCCAGCACCTCGATCGGCAACGCGAATCACGTCGATCCGAGTTTCCATCCCGACGGGTACCGTCGATGGCGGAACCGGTGCTTCCGAACGGGTTTGCGTCGCATCACGTTTCTTACCAATCGCAAGCGGAGCGGGAACGTTTTTTGAAATCTCAGCTGACGTCGGATCCGGCGTCTCAGTGACCGCGGGAACGGTCAGTGAAAAACCAAAATAGCTAAGCACGTAAACGGGAATCAACGCCACGATTCCAAGCAGCAGGCTGCCCATTACCACGGTATTGTTCAAGTCGGTCCAAGGAACAAACGGCAACTGCCAAGCCTGAGCAAGCGGTGCCACCATCTGAGGATGATGGAGAACATACTCGCCCAGTTGATGAGAATAGGGGTCCAATTTGACGGCAAAAAATGAAATCGCCAGTCCCGCCAAACCGGTCATCGCATGGTTCAGGTTTAAACACAGAACCATCACCACTAAACCGATGGCTAGCAAATTGCCGTGTGGGATAATGCCTAGCAAAACCCCAAACGCTAACCCCCAAGCCAACTGGTGAGGGTGCCGTCGCCCCGCAAGCGCGTTTTTCACCGCAAAAATTTGTTTGATCAACCAAAGGAACATAGCGGGCGCCTCCCGCGCACCAAAATCACAAAAAAGAATTCGTTCCAGGACTCCGTATCGGCTTGCCGTGGCCATTAAATTAAGCACAACCCGAAAAACCGGCAAACTTAGCCTGTTTGTTTCAATCGCTTTGGATTTGGCATGTATACGATTTTGTTCCTAGCCTTATTTCCGATAGGGATCTTCCTTGCGTTTGTGGTCGTGACGGTCATCATCACCCTCCGTGAAATTCACTACGTCTGGTACCTAGCACCTCAGGAATCAGTGTCCGATTCGGTGTCAGCCAGCGATACCAGTTCCCGGGCACTGAACGCAAGAGTTGACATCCCTTACCAGCCTCCCGCCTACCAACAACCAACCCTCCCGTTGACTCCTTATGCAGGGCAAAAATGTCGCGATTTTGATAGCATGCAGTATGAGTACTTAGGCGATTTCCGGCATGCCAAAGGTGGCATCTATAAAATTCGCTACGACGTTTGGTGGTCGAAAGATCGTTACGTTCTGGCGTTGATCGAAGCGGGAAAAGTCGCGGGGATCCCTGTTTCCAATGTCTCCCTGATAACCCTGGGAAATCCGACTCACAAAGGGCACCCCGGCAGCTCACCGCCCCAGTCAGCCAAAGACCTCCCGTCCATCTGCATCACGACCATTGTCACCGAAGCGGCTTATGAACCGGACCTGACGGGGGCGACGCAAACGATGTTATTTCCCCATGCCAATTCTGGCGATCAACAACGGTTTCATTACCAACGGCTGAAGTTGCCATCAGCAGTCCCGTTCTCAGCGAATCCGTTGGAGGACCTATACCAATTTCGTATCGCGGACGCAGCGCGAATTTTCGAATCCGGAAACGCTCAACACATCGAAACTTCACAAAAAATGTGGCGTCCAACCCTTCGCGGAACCATGCGTATCGTTGCCGATCAGTACGCATTTATGCTGGCCCGTCGCTTTTACTCCGACAAACGCAGACTCCGCAAGCAGTTAGGGAAACTGGAGTCCGAAAGCAGTAGAATGAGCCCTACTTAATAACCAGCCTATCCAAATGCTTCACACCGCGTTCCACGCTCTCACTACCTGGATTTAAGAAGATGCCACGACTGCAACTCTGGGGGATTGCCCCTTCCAACGAACACGGGACTTCCAACACCTTTCGATTGCTAGGCCTCTTCCTAGTGACGCTGGCGTCCGCTCCATTTGCGTTTGCAGCGGAACCAGCTGCCGCGAATCTTCCTCAGTCTTCCAAAACACCCAAGGTCCTGCTAATCGGGATCGATGGACTTCGAGTCGACGCACTCAAAAAAGCGAACACCCCGGCACTCGATCAACTGGCCGCCGCCGGATCCATTCGCTATCAAACTCGGGTTATTTCCGAGCAAGTGCCCGATAGCGATACGATCAGCGGTCCTGGCTGGACGACTTACCTGACCGGGACCTGGGCTGACCGACATGGCGTCCTAGACAACTCCTTCAAAGGTCGTAAAAGCGATCAAGCCCCACACCTATTTCGTTTGACCAAGCAAGGCAATCCAGACCTGTTGACCGCATCCTTCTTGGACTGGACTCCGCTGAATCAACATGTCACGACCGATGCAGATGTGAACGTGATTGTTTCGCCAAACGCAAAGATGGACGAATACGTCGGCGGTGACGAAACGATCGCCCACATGGCGGCCGCCTTATTGGCCAGCCGCCCGATCGATATCGCTTTTGTCTACCTAGGGGCCGTTGACGAAACCGGTCATAAACATGGTTTCCATCCCACGGTCAAACCATACATGGACCAAATCGAAACGACCGACCGACATATCCAACGACTTCTCGAAGCGATTGCCGCCCGTCCCACCTACGATCAAGAAGACTGGTTGGTGGTTGTTGGATCGGACCATGGTGGTGAAGGAACCGGACATGGTGGGGGACGAGAGAATTCGATGGTCTATCACACGGCGATGATCGTCAGTGGTGACGCGGCATTGCCCAACTCAAAAACCGATGAAACGCCTTCGGTGTCGACCACCGATATCACGGCCGTTGCCCTGACTCACCTGGGGATCACATTGGAACCGGAATGGAAATTAGCCGGCGACGCAACGCTATGGCTGAAACCTTCGGACCGCCAATAAGCGGCGTCCGCGGGCGGGCAACCTTTAAAAACGACTCGGACACCTACGCGACGCGTCGGCATCGCCGCCGACGACAAGCGCGGTGGGGGTGTTATAGAGTGTCGCTTTTCGCCCGGAACGCGAGAAGTATTGCTGAGGTTTTCCCAATAGGTTGCTGAAGTGCGGCAAGGCATCGAAAGATCCCAACCCGCTGCGTCAGCGCGGGATCGTGTCCGGTTATTGCTGTCCCTCGCTCACGCAGCGGGTTGGGATTTCGGCATCTTAACGGCCTCTGTTTGTTTCCGGGCTTGCCTCTGCGGGCTCGAAGCGTCGACGCAACGGATTCCAGAGCAAGCGGGGCGGAAGCAAGCCCAGCCGATTCGCAGCAAGACTTTTGTCCGTTGAAATCCACGTCCCGAGCGAAAGGCGTCAAGCAATCGAACCAACGTCCGGCGACGGCAGCTACGGCAGCTACGGCAGCCACGCGTCTACCGCAACCGCCTTCTAAGCAGGCGAGTTGGCTTGGGCACTTCTCTTTGGAAGTGAGCGTTTACCGACCGATGGCACTCTGCCACCGCTTAAAGTCTGCATCGCCAACGGGAAATACCGCGTGGTAAGTACGGCAGCGACAAAACAGCCCACCACCACAAGGGGTGTCAAAACCCAACAGGTATACGGATGCGGTACCACCTGGTCCGCACCGCGAACCAAAATCGCCCGAAGCGGGAATTCGTGAACCAGATAAACGAAAAACGCTGCTCCCGAAAGACGCATCAAAATCGGATATCGCAGGCGGTACGCCACCCCAAATAGGGCAACCCCGCCGACCAGGATCGCCGTTTTGTGTGCAAACAGATCAAGCCAGCCGTAACTATCGGAGTACCAAAGATCAAAGTCCGCCCGCAGGTTGATCCGCAGCAACAACAGCACTCCCCACAAGCCAAGTAGCCCGCATACCCCGACGGTGGAAATTCGGCATATCGATTCCAGCCAATCGGGATATCTTGTCGCGACAGCCCCTAAAGCAAAAAAGAAAAGGGTTTCGATATGGAGAAAATGCCAGCCCACCAGAATGGGAAACGGTTCCCACTGCAGGAACCAGGCTCCTCCTAGAATCAGAATCACCACAGCCGCCCGCAAACCGCTTGCCCCAAGTGCGAACCGGATAACTGGAGCGATCAGAACCAAGACCAACAGATCTCGCAAAAACCACAACTGCTCGGCGGGGGGATGAAGCCACCAAGTCGCCACAAACTGTGGCCAATTCATGTTAGCCGGATCATTGGTCAAACGGCGAATCATCAGCCAAGCGAAGATGGCAACGGAAGCGACAATAAAGTAGGGCAGCCCCACCGATCGTCCGCGCTGTCCCAATTTTTTTAAATAGCATCCCCAGGTTCCGTCATCACTGCGGTAATAGAAAAAACCTGCAGCAAAAGCAAACAAAGGGACGGCGACGCGTGCGATTCCACCAAACAAAAAGTCTTGGGTCAACGCATTCCAAGTTGCGTCGGCTGCCTCCGCCGACAGGGGGACTGCAGACTTGTAGTGAATCCCGACCACCATTACAGTCGCAATCAACGCTACAACCTGAAACGTTTCTTTAACGGAAACGGAAACATCGTGGTGGCGGTACGGTGCACTCATTTTTAGTGACGGGTGTTCCCACCCATTAGAGAAGCTCTGCTCATAAACCCGCTCAACGATAGGTTATTTCCTGGCCCGAGATTACAGAAAATCAGCAATCGATCATCGTAATTTTCCGGCCAACGGCTATGCTAGAAACCTTAGCGCTTCCAAAGCGTCCCACCTAAAAACCCCGCCACCTCCCCTCCGAAAAAGCATAACCCTCTGCAGCGGGAAACCTCTCCCGCTACTCAGTGCGAGTTATGTGCAATTGGTTATTTACATTCATTCGATCGAATGGGTCGTAAAGAACCTTGCTATCTACCCCCCCGCTATCCATCAGTATTTTGTTTTCTTTTTGATCAATTGGAGTGACACATCATGAATAAAAGACCAACACGAGGTTTCACGTTAGTCGAATTACTTGTCGTGATTGCGATCATTGGCGTTCTGGTCGGGCTGTTATTGCCTGCCGTCCAAGCAGCGCGCGAGGCAGCGCGTCGAATGCAATGTTCGAACAACTTGAAACAACTTGGGTTAGCGCT comes from the Roseimaritima multifibrata genome and includes:
- a CDS encoding acyltransferase family protein, translating into MSAPYRHHDVSVSVKETFQVVALIATVMVVGIHYKSAVPLSAEAADATWNALTQDFLFGGIARVAVPLFAFAAGFFYYRSDDGTWGCYLKKLGQRGRSVGLPYFIVASVAIFAWLMIRRLTNDPANMNWPQFVATWWLHPPAEQLWFLRDLLVLVLIAPVIRFALGASGLRAAVVILILGGAWFLQWEPFPILVGWHFLHIETLFFFALGAVATRYPDWLESICRISTVGVCGLLGLWGVLLLLRINLRADFDLWYSDSYGWLDLFAHKTAILVGGVALFGVAYRLRYPILMRLSGAAFFVYLVHEFPLRAILVRGADQVVPHPYTCWVLTPLVVVGCFVAAVLTTRYFPLAMQTLSGGRVPSVGKRSLPKRSAQANSPA
- a CDS encoding GrpB family protein, producing MSLPVRLSHYDPSWRQEFEQTRSSILMSCSGWVQSVEHIGGTAIPGLIAQAIVDCVAGVVAPEGLEAASTAIEGLNYRREKLPTWVDDGILFTKPRHGPTTHRIFLTRIDSPLWSRVLRVRDWLREHPEVAYRFEDAKVKQWKAAGGDPCRYAHAKAIFFAHLEDQIHTTG
- a CDS encoding TIGR03546 family protein gives rise to the protein MKNALAGRRHPHQLAWGLAFGVLLGIIPHGNLLAIGLVVMVLCLNLNHAMTGLAGLAISFFAVKLDPYSHQLGEYVLHHPQMVAPLAQAWQLPFVPWTDLNNTVVMGSLLLGIVALIPVYVLSYFGFSLTVPAVTETPDPTSAEISKNVPAPLAIGKKRDATQTRSEAPVPPSTVPVGMETRIDVIRVADRGAGGQPSGTEKGSQNGRRIDGAHMQVTSPASDADNAQINQALNYLLRRLRQAQQEKTS
- a CDS encoding alkaline phosphatase family protein translates to MPRLQLWGIAPSNEHGTSNTFRLLGLFLVTLASAPFAFAAEPAAANLPQSSKTPKVLLIGIDGLRVDALKKANTPALDQLAAAGSIRYQTRVISEQVPDSDTISGPGWTTYLTGTWADRHGVLDNSFKGRKSDQAPHLFRLTKQGNPDLLTASFLDWTPLNQHVTTDADVNVIVSPNAKMDEYVGGDETIAHMAAALLASRPIDIAFVYLGAVDETGHKHGFHPTVKPYMDQIETTDRHIQRLLEAIAARPTYDQEDWLVVVGSDHGGEGTGHGGGRENSMVYHTAMIVSGDAALPNSKTDETPSVSTTDITAVALTHLGITLEPEWKLAGDATLWLKPSDRQ
- a CDS encoding TIGR03545 family protein; this translates as MIRWRFLIPRILIVVVVIALLRWSIGPIVQYASVQALEASVGARVDIASTTVGLFPPRLEYAGLQIGDPREGKSHTNAFQADLVSFELDGNALLKRRWVARSGRISGLKIGEGRDSSGHLEVPEVIEEPAGPSMLGQWLGGFTDQAVDGLESFGKDLETYQRSEEIRQRWEAEYASLKMRAESLEVEVRAIRDEAKGIDNPLRDLPRLQATIARAEAVRKELIAIRSKLDSLPQQVQVDWLAMEQAKQNDLNRVKEFVPQDFRDTDKIGPDLFKGIVQGQIDRVRSHLDTAREIAGWTITEPIDVERTRGDDIRLVAGPLPPSLLVQQCQIDGDLSINNEVYTMTGILENLTPQTERLTEPLRARMRLEGPRVVRVDFQRYFDEKRPKPRDVLTIHWPNLEVRPHHIGNSDDAQLAIRGGDLDLYVQIEAIGDEMHGKLISRQADTHLALETSAKISELAAVQSLQSRLSSIDRLEVQAEFSGTWSDLDMSLSTNLTGVLSEGMKEAFNVQIADAKQKLNTRIQVEHQQQMAKLQDLLGKQHMATRDILAKADLQIDELKSKLVSELPSASTYLGTLESKLRGLR
- a CDS encoding DUF4129 domain-containing protein, producing MIKRKQMTAADYAALAVCPSMIVIMLTALTHFFILCVYRGEYSLRITYILFMFIMGATGIARISVESGRLYATGYASALGLATVFVLSGFTNPLFAVVTVAAIWFLADHITHDCTVLHDQESSGDEGLLAPSTLFRTSSPQPAVDVSLDGTTQIDGDESDSRATPSKRGKRKAKPKPKKHGRSVFFLALASLPLFGFGQWLLPDNDAIRNRALWALGFYLFATLMLLVTTSFLGLRSYLRKRGADMPAEVSLSWIGGGFLLTLAILAVCFILPLPGRTIAQLELPASLDSPDWLKPSRFGWGEEGVEGELGEGESGEGESGAASGEKGKQGGKQGGEQGGEQGGEQGGEQGGEQGGEQGGEQGGEQGGEQGGEQGGEQGGEQGGEQGGEQSGEQGGEQGGEQGGEQGGEQGGEQGGEQGGEQGGEKGGEQGGEQGEGKSDAQGGEERESSSGAEQQPPPPPPSSFDPMQWLPGLTSLLKAFLILALVGFLLWFVYFNRAWLAKAWANFCEFWNGVRRDVDAQFEPAKTEEQARVYRRFASFTNPIQSKQNPQQVIVITFQALEAWAREAESPRDPDETPGEFSRRLGREHPVHREEFARLANAYNNIVYGRGQADRQEIGAASRLWKWMQQGLPPKKEPQETESPVT